One window from the genome of Dolosigranulum savutiense encodes:
- a CDS encoding exodeoxyribonuclease VII small subunit has product MSQGEKTFDQSLQELEAIVETLEQGDVPLEEALEQFQQGIQLSQRLKTQLNDAEKFLKKIVDADGQEVPFNLE; this is encoded by the coding sequence ATGAGTCAAGGAGAGAAAACATTCGATCAATCATTACAAGAACTAGAAGCCATTGTTGAAACATTAGAGCAAGGCGATGTACCGTTAGAAGAGGCTTTAGAACAATTTCAACAAGGTATCCAATTAAGTCAACGTCTGAAAACGCAATTAAATGATGCAGAAAAATTTCTTAAAAAAATTGTCGATGCAGACGGGCAAGAAGTCCCATTTAACCTAGAATAG
- the efp gene encoding elongation factor P gives MISTNEFKTGMTIVYKDSLWKILDFQHVKPGKGQAFVRSKLKNLRNGAVQEFTFKAGDKVDQALIESKQMQYLYESDGMHTFMDLETYEQVAIPTATIEDELKFLKENEIVDIIFNESEVLGLELPTKVTLEVVETQPNIKGDTSGGGSKPATLETGAVVTVPLFINKGELLIINTEEGTYDSRA, from the coding sequence ATGATTTCAACAAATGAATTTAAAACAGGTATGACGATTGTTTACAAAGACTCATTATGGAAAATTTTGGATTTTCAACATGTAAAACCAGGTAAAGGACAAGCATTTGTCCGCTCTAAATTAAAAAACTTACGCAATGGTGCGGTGCAGGAATTTACTTTTAAAGCAGGAGATAAAGTAGACCAAGCTCTAATTGAATCCAAACAAATGCAATACTTGTACGAATCAGATGGGATGCATACGTTTATGGATCTAGAAACGTATGAACAAGTCGCTATTCCTACAGCAACTATCGAGGATGAATTGAAATTCTTAAAAGAAAATGAAATAGTTGATATTATCTTTAACGAGAGCGAAGTATTAGGATTAGAGTTGCCGACAAAAGTAACATTAGAAGTTGTAGAGACGCAACCTAATATTAAAGGAGATACAAGTGGTGGTGGTTCTAAACCAGCTACATTAGAAACCGGTGCTGTCGTAACAGTTCCGCTCTTTATTAATAAAGGGGAACTTCTTATTATTAATACGGAAGAAGGAACCTACGACTCTAGAGCATAG
- a CDS encoding polyprenyl synthetase family protein produces MFNTFKNKYQADFENYLSNCIHSDSGTQLEEAMDYALLAPGKRLRPFLLFSVVATLDRAFIMKAAYPVAAALEMIHTYSLIHDDLPAMDDDDLRRGRPAVHKQFSEATAILAGDALLTESFQQVSRLNVQASQIVDLTQLLAETAGYQGMVGGQQADMNAEDQSVSLKHLQSIHVRKTGALLKFACVAGGILSGAPREILQRLSELGLKLGLAYQIRDDILDIISSQDELGKPAGTDIAANKSTYPALLGLTQARELLTNELQQCQNLLTEITKIQPDIDSNLLSSFIMQLEIKEG; encoded by the coding sequence ATGTTTAATACCTTTAAAAACAAATATCAGGCTGATTTCGAGAATTATTTATCCAATTGTATCCATTCTGATAGTGGAACACAATTGGAAGAAGCAATGGATTACGCCTTGTTAGCTCCAGGGAAACGATTGCGTCCATTCTTATTGTTTAGTGTCGTAGCCACTTTAGATCGCGCGTTCATTATGAAAGCTGCTTATCCGGTGGCAGCTGCCTTAGAGATGATTCATACGTATTCACTTATTCATGATGACTTACCGGCAATGGATGATGATGATTTGCGTCGGGGACGTCCAGCAGTGCATAAACAGTTTTCTGAAGCAACAGCTATTTTAGCTGGAGATGCCTTATTAACTGAATCATTCCAACAAGTGTCAAGATTAAATGTACAAGCGAGTCAGATAGTTGATCTTACGCAATTGCTGGCAGAAACAGCAGGTTATCAAGGGATGGTTGGTGGCCAACAAGCAGATATGAATGCCGAAGATCAGTCGGTGTCCTTGAAGCATCTGCAATCGATTCATGTGCGTAAGACCGGTGCTTTATTAAAATTTGCCTGTGTAGCTGGTGGAATATTATCTGGCGCCCCGAGGGAAATTTTACAACGTTTAAGTGAACTTGGTTTGAAACTGGGCTTAGCTTATCAAATTCGAGATGATATTTTAGATATTATAAGTTCACAGGATGAATTAGGAAAACCAGCTGGAACTGATATAGCAGCTAATAAAAGCACGTATCCAGCCTTACTGGGTTTAACACAAGCAAGAGAATTACTAACAAATGAGTTACAGCAGTGTCAGAATCTATTAACCGAAATAACAAAAATCCAACCTGATATAGACAGTAATTTATTGAGTAGTTTCATTATGCAACTAGAGATAAAGGAAGGTTAA
- a CDS encoding Xaa-Pro peptidase family protein yields the protein MSRVSKIQSKLGEQGIDALLISSEYNRRYVSNFTGTAGACLITKEEAFFVTDFRYVDQATEQATDFEIVQHKNGLFEKVAELIEQAQVKTLGFEKHHVTFDTYETMQEAFDAELKPIGRFIESFREVKDAEELATIRKAVEIAEKGFEHILDYIEEGMTEIEVANELDFYMRSLGASGVSFETIVASGERSAMPHGVASDKKIEQGDMITIDFGCYYNGYVSDMTRTIALGDPGEELKKIHQIVLEANLKVDEAICAGMTGAELDKIARDYIAENGYGDNFGHSLGHGIGLEIHEGPALHQKNDEPLKVGNVVTNEPGIYVSGLGGVRIEDDIIITEDGHETINRTSKELIII from the coding sequence ATGTCAAGAGTAAGTAAGATTCAGTCCAAATTAGGGGAACAAGGCATTGACGCGTTATTAATTTCCAGTGAGTATAATCGACGTTATGTCTCTAACTTTACTGGAACAGCTGGAGCATGCTTGATTACGAAGGAAGAAGCTTTCTTTGTTACGGACTTTCGATATGTTGACCAAGCAACTGAGCAGGCCACTGACTTTGAGATTGTCCAGCATAAGAATGGTTTGTTTGAAAAAGTTGCGGAATTAATTGAACAAGCTCAGGTTAAAACGCTTGGTTTCGAGAAACATCATGTTACATTCGATACCTATGAAACGATGCAAGAAGCCTTCGATGCAGAGTTAAAACCTATTGGCCGATTCATTGAGTCTTTCCGTGAAGTGAAAGATGCAGAGGAATTAGCGACTATCCGTAAAGCCGTTGAAATTGCTGAAAAAGGATTTGAACATATATTAGATTACATTGAAGAAGGGATGACTGAAATCGAAGTGGCCAATGAATTGGACTTCTATATGCGGTCATTGGGAGCTTCAGGTGTATCATTCGAAACGATTGTCGCAAGTGGTGAGCGTTCTGCCATGCCTCACGGAGTAGCGAGCGATAAAAAAATCGAACAAGGTGACATGATTACAATTGACTTTGGCTGCTATTACAATGGCTATGTCTCAGATATGACTCGAACCATTGCATTAGGCGATCCCGGTGAAGAATTGAAAAAAATTCACCAAATTGTACTGGAAGCTAACTTGAAAGTCGATGAAGCGATCTGTGCAGGGATGACCGGTGCTGAGTTGGATAAAATTGCTCGTGATTACATTGCTGAGAATGGGTACGGTGACAACTTTGGCCATTCGCTAGGGCACGGTATTGGTCTGGAAATTCACGAAGGGCCTGCGCTCCACCAGAAAAATGATGAACCGTTAAAAGTAGGTAATGTGGTGACGAATGAGCCAGGTATTTATGTATCGGGACTCGGTGGCGTGCGTATCGAGGATGATATCATCATTACTGAAGATGGCCACGAAACAATTAACCGTACGTCAAAAGAACTTATTATTATTTAA
- a CDS encoding Asp23/Gls24 family envelope stress response protein: MVKQAKTYNHDKLGDIELAPEVLEVISNIAANEVSGVYALKGTFSTDMKALFTNQTNYKKGVQLSYEQDGINLDVYCNLNLGVNVPKVALEIQERVKEQIYHMTDIELSEVNVHIVSMVSDKV, encoded by the coding sequence ATGGTTAAACAAGCTAAAACATATAATCATGATAAATTGGGCGATATTGAATTAGCACCAGAAGTATTGGAAGTAATCTCTAATATCGCTGCTAATGAAGTATCCGGTGTCTATGCACTGAAGGGTACCTTCTCAACCGATATGAAAGCATTATTTACCAATCAAACGAACTATAAAAAAGGTGTTCAGCTCTCTTACGAACAAGATGGCATTAATTTAGATGTTTATTGTAACTTGAATTTAGGCGTTAATGTGCCTAAAGTAGCACTTGAAATTCAAGAACGAGTAAAAGAGCAAATTTACCACATGACAGATATTGAATTATCTGAAGTTAATGTGCATATTGTATCCATGGTATCGGACAAAGTATAG
- the nusB gene encoding transcription antitermination factor NusB gives MTTARRITRERAFQALYMMDVLPALTEDQALMQVLNVQNNNVNIEETNLVALYKELLPEELRTTQIAVDSLDYVRKLIQGVKEHQATLDDQINQHLNKRTLSRVELANIIILRLAAYELIYEDELAPSIVMDEAIELAKLFNDEPSSKFINGILQSILNENSGA, from the coding sequence TTGACAACAGCTAGACGAATTACTAGAGAACGGGCTTTTCAAGCTCTTTATATGATGGATGTATTACCGGCCTTAACGGAAGACCAGGCTTTGATGCAAGTTTTAAATGTTCAAAACAATAATGTGAACATCGAGGAGACCAATCTTGTTGCTTTATATAAGGAACTCTTGCCTGAAGAATTGCGTACAACTCAAATTGCAGTTGACTCATTAGATTATGTACGTAAGTTAATACAAGGTGTTAAGGAACACCAAGCTACACTCGATGATCAAATTAATCAACATTTAAACAAGCGAACATTAAGCCGAGTTGAGTTGGCCAATATTATTATTTTAAGATTAGCTGCCTATGAGTTGATCTATGAAGATGAATTGGCCCCTAGCATTGTAATGGATGAAGCAATTGAATTAGCGAAGCTGTTCAATGATGAGCCGTCAAGTAAGTTTATTAATGGTATTTTACAAAGTATCTTAAACGAAAATAGTGGAGCCTGA
- the xseA gene encoding exodeoxyribonuclease VII large subunit, translating into MNNSYLSISQLSQYVKKKFDRDPYLQTVYLKGEISNSARNRVNSTLYFSLKDDQAVVNAVMFSRQARQLPFQLEDGMSVLVTGRLTTYGPRSQYQIIVEDMQQDGIGQLYQAYEKLKQQLLEEGLFDQAHKQHIVRFPKRIAVVTSKSGAVIQDIISTINRRFPHIELVLYETMVQGEKAIDSVAENIRQADQTGSFDTIIIGRGGGSIEDLWAFNDEKVVRAIFETKTPIISSVGHETDTTLADLVADLRAPTPTAAAELAVPNQADLLLTISNHEQRLKKQLVQQVAYLQERLDRTQKSYIFKQPHRLYEKYVQQVDEQTAQLTQLIEGKVAQQQISLQNLTKRLDSRTPDALVQAKKEQANQLTQQLINQLTQQVETHDKHVSYLIEALNHLSPLNILSRGYSYTTKEDAIVKSVQSVQSGEQLRVHMADGALTVTVNDKHIEGADDQ; encoded by the coding sequence ATGAATAATTCATATTTGAGTATTTCGCAATTAAGTCAATATGTAAAGAAAAAATTTGATCGCGATCCTTATTTGCAAACAGTGTATCTTAAAGGTGAAATTTCCAATAGTGCACGTAATCGTGTGAACTCAACTCTTTATTTCAGTCTAAAAGATGATCAAGCGGTTGTAAATGCAGTGATGTTTTCACGCCAAGCTAGGCAACTGCCTTTTCAACTAGAAGATGGCATGAGTGTATTAGTGACAGGACGTTTGACCACTTATGGACCGCGAAGTCAGTACCAGATTATTGTTGAAGATATGCAGCAAGATGGAATTGGTCAACTATATCAAGCTTACGAAAAGCTGAAGCAGCAATTATTAGAAGAAGGGTTATTTGATCAAGCCCATAAACAACATATTGTGCGATTCCCGAAGCGAATTGCTGTTGTCACAAGTAAGAGCGGAGCTGTGATCCAAGATATTATTTCGACGATTAATCGACGCTTTCCGCATATTGAACTTGTTTTGTATGAAACAATGGTCCAAGGGGAAAAAGCAATCGATTCCGTTGCTGAAAATATTCGACAAGCAGACCAGACTGGTTCATTCGATACGATTATTATCGGGCGGGGAGGTGGCTCAATTGAAGATTTGTGGGCCTTTAATGATGAAAAAGTTGTTCGAGCTATTTTTGAAACAAAAACTCCCATTATTTCATCGGTTGGACACGAAACAGATACGACCCTGGCTGACTTAGTAGCTGATTTAAGGGCACCCACACCGACTGCTGCTGCAGAATTGGCTGTCCCCAATCAAGCTGATTTATTACTGACTATTTCAAATCATGAGCAACGATTAAAAAAACAGCTTGTTCAACAAGTAGCTTACTTACAGGAACGATTAGATCGTACGCAGAAGTCATACATTTTTAAGCAACCACACCGATTGTATGAAAAGTATGTCCAACAAGTCGATGAACAAACAGCTCAGTTGACTCAGTTAATAGAGGGAAAAGTAGCGCAGCAACAAATATCTTTGCAAAATCTGACTAAACGGCTGGATAGTCGGACCCCTGATGCATTAGTCCAAGCTAAAAAAGAACAAGCCAATCAGTTAACACAACAGCTCATAAATCAGTTGACCCAACAAGTTGAAACGCATGATAAGCATGTTAGTTATCTAATTGAGGCGCTTAACCATCTATCACCATTGAATATTTTATCGCGTGGTTATAGTTACACGACAAAAGAGGATGCAATAGTAAAATCTGTTCAATCCGTTCAGTCTGGGGAACAGTTACGCGTGCATATGGCAGATGGAGCACTGACTGTAACGGTAAATGATAAACATATAGAAGGAGCTGATGATCAATGA